One Luteolibacter flavescens genomic window carries:
- a CDS encoding PQQ-binding-like beta-propeller repeat protein has product MNHLYIGTNGNIAALDSATGEMLWATELRTGGILSSTRGEDVSVILRDGRVFAGCSGHLFCLDAGSGDILWHNELKGFGHNDVSLALEGVSVQYLEKIVRRSN; this is encoded by the coding sequence ATGAATCACCTCTACATCGGCACCAATGGCAATATCGCGGCCCTCGACTCCGCCACCGGGGAAATGCTCTGGGCCACCGAGCTGCGCACCGGCGGCATCCTCTCCTCCACCCGCGGCGAGGACGTCTCGGTGATCCTCCGCGACGGCCGCGTCTTCGCCGGCTGCAGCGGCCACCTCTTCTGCCTCGACGCCGGCTCCGGCGACATCCTCTGGCACAACGAGCTCAAAGGCTTCGGCCACAATGACGTCTCCCTCGCTCTCGAGGGCGTGTCGGTCCAATACTTGGAGAAGATCGTGCGGCGGAGCAATTGA
- a CDS encoding anti-sigma factor family protein, which translates to MNTTPDEERLALWVEDELDANSQAEVDAWAASQPEWQERRAIAREMKSLLQGSLPASVEPPYAEFFNARIAREIAREESSGPEIAPMAPVAPTVAAPLKMWRWFLPATAVAGMALCFWAGTRITPTPVSVAGPSSIVPLPTPIVYTPERGVTADYFASEPADAMVIVLDGVAAIPDSFEVPDTAALDSGPGASTADIDSPKK; encoded by the coding sequence ATGAATACGACTCCCGATGAAGAACGGCTCGCCCTCTGGGTGGAGGACGAACTCGATGCCAACTCGCAGGCCGAGGTGGACGCATGGGCCGCCTCGCAGCCGGAGTGGCAGGAACGCCGCGCCATCGCGCGCGAGATGAAGTCCCTGCTGCAGGGAAGCCTCCCGGCTTCCGTGGAGCCACCCTACGCCGAGTTTTTCAATGCCCGCATCGCCCGCGAGATCGCACGGGAGGAAAGCAGTGGCCCGGAGATCGCTCCGATGGCACCTGTGGCCCCGACCGTGGCGGCACCGCTGAAGATGTGGCGCTGGTTCCTCCCGGCGACCGCCGTGGCGGGCATGGCGCTCTGCTTCTGGGCAGGCACCAGGATCACGCCGACCCCCGTCTCGGTGGCCGGACCGAGCTCCATCGTCCCCCTGCCCACCCCCATCGTTTACACGCCCGAGCGCGGGGTGACGGCGGACTATTTCGCCTCGGAGCCCGCCGACGCCATGGTCATCGTGCTGGATGGCGTGGCCGCGATCCCGGACAGCTTCGAGGTGCCCGACACCGCGGCCCTCGATAGCGGACCGGGTGCCTCCACCGCCGATATCGACTCGCCGAAGAAATGA
- a CDS encoding DUF1573 domain-containing protein, whose amino-acid sequence MKVPLICWLAVCLPLSAGTLKFDQTKKEVTVDNDQKTVTVDFEFKNESDSEALIERYDAGCPCATVGVKDSKMNYKPGETGTVRIVFDLGLVPGTMDKAVALYMKGDAANNPSVTLTSHIVVPSLVDVEPKSLMWDIGSKPEPKTVTVTMNHSEPIKVLSITGADTRFKQELKTIEEGKKYEVTITPASTKQVGMGVVHLETDCKYDRHRSQRIFMVVRQPVAKQAATTP is encoded by the coding sequence ATGAAGGTTCCGTTGATCTGCTGGCTCGCCGTCTGCCTGCCCCTTTCCGCAGGCACGCTGAAATTCGACCAGACGAAGAAGGAGGTCACGGTCGACAACGACCAGAAGACCGTCACCGTCGATTTCGAATTCAAGAACGAGAGCGACAGCGAGGCCCTGATCGAGAGATACGACGCGGGCTGCCCCTGTGCGACCGTGGGCGTGAAGGACTCGAAGATGAACTACAAGCCGGGCGAGACGGGCACCGTGCGCATCGTCTTCGACCTCGGCCTCGTCCCCGGCACCATGGACAAGGCCGTGGCCCTCTACATGAAGGGCGACGCCGCGAACAACCCGTCCGTCACCCTCACCAGCCACATCGTCGTCCCATCCCTCGTCGATGTGGAGCCGAAGTCACTGATGTGGGACATCGGCAGCAAGCCGGAGCCGAAGACGGTGACCGTGACCATGAATCACAGCGAGCCGATCAAGGTGCTCTCGATCACCGGTGCCGACACCCGGTTCAAGCAGGAGCTCAAGACGATCGAGGAAGGCAAGAAGTACGAAGTCACCATCACGCCCGCATCGACCAAGCAGGTCGGCATGGGCGTCGTCCATCTGGAGACCGACTGCAAGTATGACCGCCACCGCTCGCAGCGGATCTTCATGGTGGTGCGCCAGCCCGTGGCGAAGCAGGCGGCGACGACACCATGA
- a CDS encoding RNA polymerase sigma factor, with protein sequence MNLFQRLTSNFVLGPADSGRAASGMPEEPAEEAEDVTLVERAQAGDMKAYDLLVTRHRGRIYAMIRNMVKNETDAWDLSQEVFIKAWQALPRFEAKARFTTWLYRIAHNAVYDFTRRRRPEGGDEINDELFTRDRIDPAAVATPAESRSPDEAMAGDELRAKIEAALSKLSPEHRECVVLKDVQGLAYKEIADVMECSLGTVMSRLYYARQKLQTLLKDEYDSR encoded by the coding sequence ATGAATTTATTCCAGCGTCTCACGTCCAACTTCGTGTTGGGACCAGCCGACTCCGGTCGGGCGGCTTCCGGGATGCCGGAAGAGCCCGCCGAGGAGGCGGAGGACGTGACCCTCGTGGAGCGCGCGCAGGCGGGCGACATGAAGGCCTACGACCTGCTGGTCACCCGACACCGGGGACGAATTTACGCCATGATCCGCAATATGGTCAAAAACGAGACAGATGCCTGGGACCTCTCCCAAGAGGTCTTCATCAAGGCATGGCAGGCGTTGCCGCGCTTCGAGGCGAAGGCGCGCTTCACCACCTGGCTCTACCGCATCGCCCACAATGCGGTGTATGACTTCACCCGCCGCCGCAGGCCGGAGGGCGGGGATGAGATCAATGACGAGCTTTTCACCCGCGACCGGATCGACCCGGCGGCGGTTGCTACCCCGGCGGAATCCCGCAGCCCGGACGAAGCGATGGCCGGGGACGAACTCCGCGCCAAGATCGAAGCCGCCCTCTCGAAGCTTTCTCCTGAGCATCGCGAGTGCGTGGTCCTGAAAGACGTGCAAGGCCTCGCGTATAAGGAAATCGCCGACGTCATGGAGTGCTCGCTGGGCACCGTGATGAGCCGACTCTACTATGCCCGCCAAAAACTCCAAACCCTCCTGAAGGATGAATACGACTCCCGATGA